The following are encoded together in the Acidobacteriota bacterium genome:
- the nusB gene encoding transcription antitermination factor NusB yields MTRTGVAAAQTTGRAPAGKRRQAREMALQMLYQREVGRLEPPQLVREFDVHAFRAETADAGATLRASKLALDYARTLLEGSLVNQESIDALIDEQAENWRLERMPLVDRNVLRLAVYELRHQPDVPAVVVIDEAIELAKKFGSEQSGRFVNGILDALLATLGRDASR; encoded by the coding sequence ATGACCAGGACGGGAGTCGCGGCAGCCCAGACGACTGGCCGTGCCCCGGCGGGAAAACGCCGCCAGGCACGTGAGATGGCGCTGCAGATGCTCTACCAGCGCGAAGTCGGGCGGCTTGAGCCACCGCAGTTGGTCCGCGAGTTCGATGTCCATGCGTTCCGCGCCGAAACCGCCGACGCGGGCGCCACGCTGCGGGCCTCGAAGCTGGCGCTGGATTACGCGCGCACGTTACTGGAAGGCAGCCTCGTCAACCAGGAATCGATCGACGCGCTGATCGATGAGCAGGCGGAGAACTGGCGGCTGGAGAGAATGCCCCTGGTCGACCGGAATGTCCTGCGGCTTGCCGTCTACGAGCTACGTCACCAGCCGGACGTGCCTGCTGTCGTGGTGATCGACGAGGCGATCGAGCTGGCCAAGAAGTTCGGTTCCGAGCAGTCGGGGAGGTTCGTCAACGGAATCCTGGACGCTCTGTTGGCCACCCTGGGCCGGGATGCCAGCCGCTGA
- the ribH gene encoding 6,7-dimethyl-8-ribityllumazine synthase, giving the protein MHDVKTAADAAGFRLGLVAARFNGAIVEGLIAGAREALLRHGVLDENIELVRVPGAWEVPAALDALADTGRFDALVALGAVIQGETPHFEYICSECAAGCARVTARTGLAVGFGVLTCDDADQAVARAGGKAGNKGQEAAEAALEMAVLLRSLRP; this is encoded by the coding sequence GTGCACGACGTGAAGACCGCAGCCGATGCGGCTGGCTTCCGGCTCGGTCTGGTCGCGGCGCGATTCAACGGCGCCATCGTTGAAGGACTGATCGCCGGCGCGCGAGAGGCGCTGCTGCGGCACGGTGTCCTGGACGAGAACATCGAGTTGGTCCGGGTCCCTGGCGCCTGGGAGGTGCCGGCCGCTCTGGACGCCCTGGCGGATACCGGGCGGTTCGATGCCCTGGTGGCGCTTGGAGCGGTGATCCAGGGCGAGACGCCGCACTTCGAGTACATCTGCAGCGAGTGCGCGGCCGGATGTGCGCGAGTCACGGCACGGACCGGACTCGCCGTCGGCTTTGGTGTTCTGACTTGCGATGATGCGGACCAGGCGGTGGCTCGGGCGGGCGGCAAGGCGGGCAACAAGGGCCAGGAGGCCGCGGAAGCTGCCCTGGAGATGGCGGTTCTGCTGCGGTCGTTGAGGCCATGA
- a CDS encoding MerR family transcriptional regulator, translating to MADACRLLDIQPYVLRYWQTEFPALASRKAGGGRGDFDAEDLETIRRIKELLYDEGYTIARAKKKLAAELEDGRLRGRPLLPATEDGPNGGQSPADEVEEDAAVDEGSPVDEAPPVDTSEIGALARRVERLEGGVAALVAQARQLVAELRPEAGAESD from the coding sequence ATCGCCGATGCGTGCCGGTTGCTGGATATCCAGCCCTACGTACTCCGTTACTGGCAGACGGAGTTCCCGGCCCTGGCCTCGAGGAAAGCCGGCGGGGGCCGCGGTGACTTCGATGCAGAGGATCTGGAGACGATTCGTCGGATCAAGGAGCTCCTCTACGACGAGGGCTACACGATCGCAAGGGCCAAGAAGAAGCTGGCGGCGGAACTGGAGGACGGTCGGCTCCGCGGCCGGCCCCTGCTTCCTGCAACGGAAGACGGGCCGAATGGTGGTCAGTCGCCGGCGGACGAGGTGGAGGAGGACGCGGCCGTCGACGAGGGTTCGCCGGTCGATGAGGCTCCGCCCGTCGACACGAGCGAGATCGGGGCCCTTGCCCGACGCGTCGAGCGGCTGGAAGGTGGAGTGGCGGCGCTGGTCGCTCAGGCTCGCCAGCTCGTCGCCGAACTCAGGCCGGAAGCGGGCGCCGAAAGCGACTAG
- the der gene encoding ribosome biogenesis GTPase Der: protein MPAAIAIVGRPNVGKSTLFNRLIGRRQAIVHGTPGVTRDRLVGRFELEGHGAVELIDTGGLVPGDDPLGLNAQVEFAVEESDVLLLVVDGRDGLAAADEQVMERLRTSGRPIVVVVNKADTRAATEGYHEFYALGGDALVLLSAEHGAGFESLHREMAGHLPAASGVVVPPAPPVAVVGRPNVGKSSLVNRLLGRERTLVSPTAGTTRDPIDSLLERDSGPDYLLVDTAGIRRRSQVQDAPEDLAVMLARRQIERAELVVLVVDASEGIGSGDLAIGDVAWQAGRSAVVACNKWDLVDEEKRERLESGWDRLSELFAKPARVNVSALTGRGVGNVMPALDRVGERHRLEVPTSELNREVRRIVARHQPPAERGRPWRLFYATQVAGAPPTFLLFANRRLKRGHNYRRYLENGIRQTFGLDGVPLRIVVRERRGDADASRGSSRFV, encoded by the coding sequence ATGCCCGCCGCGATCGCCATCGTCGGTCGCCCGAATGTTGGCAAATCGACACTCTTCAACCGGCTGATCGGTCGCCGGCAGGCGATCGTCCACGGCACGCCGGGGGTCACGCGAGACCGCCTCGTCGGGCGTTTCGAGCTGGAGGGGCACGGCGCCGTCGAGTTGATCGACACGGGCGGCCTGGTCCCGGGCGACGACCCTCTGGGCCTGAACGCGCAGGTCGAGTTCGCGGTCGAAGAGAGCGACGTCCTGCTACTGGTCGTTGACGGCAGGGACGGGCTGGCGGCCGCGGACGAACAGGTGATGGAGCGCCTCCGGACCAGCGGCCGGCCGATCGTCGTGGTCGTCAACAAGGCCGATACGCGGGCCGCCACGGAGGGCTACCACGAGTTCTACGCCCTGGGGGGCGACGCGCTGGTGCTCCTGTCGGCGGAGCATGGCGCCGGTTTCGAGTCCCTGCACAGGGAGATGGCCGGACATCTTCCGGCAGCCTCCGGTGTGGTCGTGCCGCCGGCGCCGCCTGTCGCGGTCGTGGGCCGGCCGAACGTAGGCAAGTCCTCGCTGGTCAATCGCCTGCTGGGCAGGGAACGGACGCTCGTCTCTCCCACTGCCGGCACTACCAGGGACCCGATCGATAGTCTGCTGGAGCGCGACAGCGGTCCGGACTACTTGCTCGTCGACACGGCAGGCATCCGGCGGCGTTCCCAGGTCCAGGACGCCCCCGAGGACCTGGCGGTGATGCTTGCCCGTCGCCAGATAGAGCGGGCGGAACTCGTGGTCCTGGTCGTGGACGCGAGCGAGGGCATAGGTTCCGGCGATCTTGCGATCGGCGACGTGGCCTGGCAGGCGGGCCGCTCAGCCGTGGTGGCCTGCAACAAGTGGGATCTCGTGGACGAAGAGAAGCGGGAGCGGCTGGAGTCGGGCTGGGACCGGCTTTCCGAACTGTTCGCCAAACCGGCTCGAGTCAACGTCTCCGCCCTGACCGGTCGGGGAGTGGGAAACGTCATGCCCGCGCTCGACCGGGTCGGTGAACGGCATCGCCTGGAGGTGCCCACGTCCGAACTCAACCGCGAAGTTCGCCGGATCGTGGCTCGTCATCAACCGCCGGCGGAGCGCGGGAGGCCCTGGCGGCTCTTCTACGCGACCCAGGTGGCCGGCGCGCCTCCCACCTTTCTCCTGTTCGCGAACCGACGTCTCAAGCGCGGCCACAACTACCGCAGGTATCTCGAGAACGGCATCAGGCAGACGTTCGGGCTCGACGGAGTTCCGCTTCGGATCGTGGTGCGGGAGCGGAGGGGCGACGCCGACGCAAGCCGCGGATCTTCGCGTTTCGTATAA